A single genomic interval of Lathyrus oleraceus cultivar Zhongwan6 chromosome 7, CAAS_Psat_ZW6_1.0, whole genome shotgun sequence harbors:
- the LOC127101970 gene encoding disease resistance protein RUN1 isoform X2 yields the protein MCLDDKNLQEGESIGPELLRSIENSLIFVVVFSINYASSTWCLRELEKILQLSQLFGKRILPIFYDVDPSDVRHQKGSYAEAFSKHEQRFKHDSQMVQRWREALTQVANLSGWDVRQKPQSAEIKKIVLKIINILDCKSSCVSKDIVGMDSPMQELEKLLLLDSVDDVRVVGICGMGGIGKTTLATVLYDRVSRQFGASCFVDDVSKVYRLHDGPLGVQKQILDQTLSQENHQIHNHYNVTNLIRRRLCRQKALMVLDNVGQVEQLEKIAVHREWLGAGSRIIIISRDEHILKQYGVDAVYQVPLLNRTNSLQLLCRKAFKLDHILSSYEGLVNDILYYVDGLPLAIKVSGSFLFGRDISEWKSALASLRENPDKDVMDVLRLSFDDLRETEKEIFLHIACFFNTYTEKYVKNVLNCCEFHADIGLRVLIDKSLVSIEDETILMHNLLEDLGRNIVAEYTSKEPKKWRRLWFEKQFYDVMLENMEKNVEAIVLNYEDVDAVIFEDFSNLRLLIIDHVNVSGSFNCLSNELRYIEWSGYPFMYLPSCFQPNQLVELILKCSSIKQLWEGKKNLPKLRILDLRYSENLIKIPDFGEFPNLERLNLKGCIQLVQLDPSIGLLKKIVYLNLRYCRSLVSIPNNIFGLRSLIVLKMHGCSGCWFKEFNNTRHLDISESASHSQSMSSICKWTPKPYHSLLPTPTTNTVMFPSLLSIYCLREVDISCCGLSQLPEAIGCLRWLEMLNLGGNNFVTLPSLRELSKLVHLNLEDCKRLESLPELPFPSTIEQDLRKNRYWKRAGLFIFNCPKISDKERCSRMTFSWMTQFIQMNNEHPAFFYIGIVNPGSEIPSLFNNQSVGSSIPVSPVTRYKGHNIVGFLCCAVFSLAHCYPTTTRSWAMLELYALNNVVFLPVNLDGNLITVTSNHIWLIYFPWKSSYDDLYAPFHVKTKCVGGLDVEVKKCGYRWVYKQDLQELNSKMMHKHKFLEFEDDNHNYTHLKYRRNNTWTRRSGRTSSKWITKKKH from the exons ATGTGTTT GGATGACAAAAATCTTCAAGAGGGAGAATCCATAGGACCCGAACTCCTTCGTTCAATCGAAAACTCTCTGATTTTCGTTGTGGTCTTCTCTATAAACTATGCTTCTTCAACTTGGTGCTTGCGAGAATTAGAGAAGATCCTTCAATTAAGTCAATTATTTGGTAAACGAATTTTGCCCATTTTCTATGATGTTGATCCTTCTGATGTTAGACATCAAAAAGGAAGCTATGCGGAAGCCTTTTCCAAACATGAACAAAGATTTAAACATGACTCTCAGATGGTGCAAAGATGGAGGGAAGCTTTAACACAGGTTGCCAATCTCTCCGGTTGGGATGTTCGTCAAAA GCCACAGTCCGCAGAGATTAAAAAGATTGTTCTAAAGATAATTAACATATTGGATTGCAAATCTTCATGTGTTTCAAAAGATATAGTTGGTATGGATTCTCCTATGCAAGAACTAGAAAAGCTTTTACTTTTGGACTCGGTTGATGATGTGCGTGTGGTAGGAATTTGCGGGATGGGAGGAATAGGGAAGACAACTCTTGCTACTGTTTTATATGATCGAGTCTCTCGACAATTTGGTGCATCTTgttttgttgatgatgtaagCAAAGTTTATAGACTACATGATGGTCCACTCGGTGTACAAAAGCAAATTCTAGATCAAACTCTCAGCCAAGAGAATCATCAGATACACAATCATTACAACGTGACTAATCTCATACGGCGCAGGCTATGCCGTCAAAAGGCCCTTATGGTTCTGGATAATGTTGGTCAAGTAGAACAACTAGAAAAAATAGCTGTGCATCGTGAATGGTTAGGTGCCGGTAGTAGAATCATTATCATTTCTAGAGATGAGCATATATTGAAACAGTATGGGGTGGATGCAGTTTACCAAGTTCCTCTCTTGAATCGGACTAACTCTCTTCAATTATTGTGTCGAAAAGCTTTCAAACTAGATCACATTTTGAGTAGTTATGAAGGGTTGGTTAATGACATACTATATTATGTCGATGGCCTACCACTAGCAATTAAAGTATCGGGTTCATTTTTGTTTGGCCGAGATATATCTGAATGGAAAAGTGCATTGGCTAGTTTGAGAGAAAATCCAGACAAAGATGTCATGGATGTCTTGCGATTAAGTTTTGATGACCTAAGGGAGACAGAAAAAGAAATATTTCTTCATATTGCTTGTTTTTTCAACACATATACAGAGAAATATGTTAAAAATGTTTTAAATTGTTGTGAATTTCATGCTGATATTGGACTAAGGGTTCTCATTGATAAATCACTTGTAAGCATTGAAGATGAAACGATTCTAATGCATAATTTGTTGGAAGATCTAGGAAGAAATATTGTTGCAGAATACACAAGCAAAGAGCCCAAAAAGTGGAGAAGGCTGTGGTTTGAAAAACAATTCTATGATGTTATGTTGGAAAATATG GAAAAGAATGTTGAAGCCATAGTTTTGAATTATGAAGATGTGGATGCAGTGATATTCGAAGACTTTTCAAATCTTAGATTGCTCATCATTGATCATGTAAATGTATCGGGAAGCTTCAATTGTCTTTCTAACGAATTGAGATATATTGAGTGGAGTGGATATCCTTTCATGTATTTGCCATCATGTTTTCAGCCCAATCAACTTGTTGAGTTGATATTGAAGTGTAGCAGCATCAAACAACTCTGGGAAGGCAAGAAG AATCTGCCCAAATTGAGAATTTTGGATCTGAGGTACTCCGAGAATCTAATAAAGATACCAGATTTTGGAGAGTTCCCAAATCTCGAGCGGCTAAATCTAAAAGGATGTATACAACTTGTGCAGTTGGATCCATCTATTGGGCTTCTAAAAAAGATTGTTTACTTGAATTTAAGATATTGCCGAAGTTTAGTAAGCATACCCAACAACATATTTGGTCTCAGGTCTCTTATAGTTCTAAAAATGCATGGGTGTTCTGGGTGTTGGTTCAAAGAGTTTAACAACACAAGGCATTTGGATATAAGTGAAAGTGCTTCACATTCCCAATCAATGTCCTCCATCTGCAAATGGACCCCAAAGCCTTACCATTCCTTGCTTCCCACTCCCACAACAAACACTGTTATGTTTCCTTCCTTGCTTAGCATATATTGTTTACGTGAAGTTGATATTAGCTGTTGTGGTTTAAGCCAACTCCCTGAGGCTATTGGATGTTTACGTTGGTTAGAAATGTTAAATCTTGGGGGGAACAATTTTGTGACACTGCCTAGCCTTAGGGAGCTTTCCAAACTTGTACATTTGAACTTGGAGGACTGCAAGCGGTTGGAATCTTTGCCCGAGCTTCCTTTCCCTTCTACTATCGAGCAGGATCTTCGAAAGAACAGATATTGGAAGAGAGCAGGATTGTTCATTTTCAACTGTCCTAAAATAAGTGATAAGGAAAGATGCAGTAGAATGACATTCTCATGGATGACACAATTCATTCAAATGAACAATGAACACCCTGCCTTCTTTTACATTGGTATTGTCAATCCAGGAAGTGAAATACCAAGTTTGTTCAACAATCAGAGCGTTGGTAGTTCAATTCCCGTATCTCCTGTTACGCGGTACAAGGGCCATAATATCGTTGGCTTTTTATGTTGTGCTGTATTTTCTTTAGCGCATTGTTATCCAACAACGACAAGATCTTGGGCCATGTTGGAACTGTATGCATTAAACAACGTTGTCTTTCTTCCGGTAAATTTAGATGGAAATCTTATTACTGTCACATCAAATCACATCTGGCTAATCTATTTCCCTTGGAAGTCATCTTATGATGATTTGTATGCTCCTTTCCATGTTAAAACTAAATGCGTTGGAGGCTTGGATGTGGAGGTGAAGAAATGCGGGTATCGTTGGGTATATAAACAAGATCTACAAGAGCTCAACTCAAAAATGATGCATAAGCACAAGTTTTTAGAATTTGAAGATGACAACCACAACTACACTCATTTGAAATATAGAAGAAACAACACATGGACAAGAAGGTCAGGGAGAACCTCAAGCAAATGGATAACCAAGAAGAAACATTGA
- the LOC127103195 gene encoding uncharacterized mitochondrial protein AtMg00810-like → MEGKVALFIVYVDDIVITGNDYDQIDHLKGLLAKEFEVKDLGQLKYFLGMEVARTKDGIYVSQRKYTLDLLQETGMLGCKAANTPIEQIKGREDESPPADKDRYQSLVGKLIYLSHTRPDIGFAVSLASRYMSNPTESNMKMTNRILQYLKGTPGRGLHFKRNSNRDIEVYTDSDWAGCSTDRKSTTGYCSFVWGNLVT, encoded by the coding sequence ATGGAAGGAAAGGTAGCTTTGTTtattgtttatgttgatgatatcgTTATTACAGGAAATGATTATGATCAAATTGATCATTTAAAGGGACTTTTGGCAAAGGAATTTGAAGTTAAGGACTTGGGACAACTGAAGTATTTTTTAGGGATGGAAGTTGCTCGAACAAAGGATGGTATCTATGTATCACAAAGGAAATACACCCTTGACTTACTTCAAGAAACTGGAATGCTTGGGTGCAAGGCAGCTAATACACCAATAGAACAAATAAAAGGAAGAGAAGATGAAAGTCCACCAGCCGACAAAGATAGATATCAAAGTTTAGTTGGGAAACTAATCTACCTATCTCACACTAGGCCCGACATTGGGTTCGCTGTAAGCTTGGCTAGTCGCTACATGTCAAATCCAACTGAGTCTAACATGAAAATGACGAATAGAATCCTCCAATATCTCAAAGGCACACCAGGCCGAGGCCTCCACTTCAAGAGGAATTCAAACAGGGACATTGAAGTTTATACAGATTCAGATTGGGCAGGATGCTCCACAGACAGAAAATCGACTACAGGCTATTGTTCATTTGTGTGGGGGAACCTAGTAACTTGA
- the LOC127101970 gene encoding disease resistance protein RUN1 isoform X1 produces MDMASSSNSSSSPLVTLPLKKNFDVFVSFSGQDTRLNFTDHLFTAFESKGIVAFRDDKNLQEGESIGPELLRSIENSLIFVVVFSINYASSTWCLRELEKILQLSQLFGKRILPIFYDVDPSDVRHQKGSYAEAFSKHEQRFKHDSQMVQRWREALTQVANLSGWDVRQKPQSAEIKKIVLKIINILDCKSSCVSKDIVGMDSPMQELEKLLLLDSVDDVRVVGICGMGGIGKTTLATVLYDRVSRQFGASCFVDDVSKVYRLHDGPLGVQKQILDQTLSQENHQIHNHYNVTNLIRRRLCRQKALMVLDNVGQVEQLEKIAVHREWLGAGSRIIIISRDEHILKQYGVDAVYQVPLLNRTNSLQLLCRKAFKLDHILSSYEGLVNDILYYVDGLPLAIKVSGSFLFGRDISEWKSALASLRENPDKDVMDVLRLSFDDLRETEKEIFLHIACFFNTYTEKYVKNVLNCCEFHADIGLRVLIDKSLVSIEDETILMHNLLEDLGRNIVAEYTSKEPKKWRRLWFEKQFYDVMLENMEKNVEAIVLNYEDVDAVIFEDFSNLRLLIIDHVNVSGSFNCLSNELRYIEWSGYPFMYLPSCFQPNQLVELILKCSSIKQLWEGKKNLPKLRILDLRYSENLIKIPDFGEFPNLERLNLKGCIQLVQLDPSIGLLKKIVYLNLRYCRSLVSIPNNIFGLRSLIVLKMHGCSGCWFKEFNNTRHLDISESASHSQSMSSICKWTPKPYHSLLPTPTTNTVMFPSLLSIYCLREVDISCCGLSQLPEAIGCLRWLEMLNLGGNNFVTLPSLRELSKLVHLNLEDCKRLESLPELPFPSTIEQDLRKNRYWKRAGLFIFNCPKISDKERCSRMTFSWMTQFIQMNNEHPAFFYIGIVNPGSEIPSLFNNQSVGSSIPVSPVTRYKGHNIVGFLCCAVFSLAHCYPTTTRSWAMLELYALNNVVFLPVNLDGNLITVTSNHIWLIYFPWKSSYDDLYAPFHVKTKCVGGLDVEVKKCGYRWVYKQDLQELNSKMMHKHKFLEFEDDNHNYTHLKYRRNNTWTRRSGRTSSKWITKKKH; encoded by the exons ATGGATATGGCGAGCAGCAGCAATTCCTCCTCTTCGCCTCTGGTAACACTGCCATTGAAGAAGAATTTTGATGTGTTTGTGAGTTTCAGTGGTCAAGATACTCGCTTAAATTTCACAGATCATCTTTTTACTGCCTTTGAAAGTAAAGGGATTGTTGCATTCAGGGATGACAAAAATCTTCAAGAGGGAGAATCCATAGGACCCGAACTCCTTCGTTCAATCGAAAACTCTCTGATTTTCGTTGTGGTCTTCTCTATAAACTATGCTTCTTCAACTTGGTGCTTGCGAGAATTAGAGAAGATCCTTCAATTAAGTCAATTATTTGGTAAACGAATTTTGCCCATTTTCTATGATGTTGATCCTTCTGATGTTAGACATCAAAAAGGAAGCTATGCGGAAGCCTTTTCCAAACATGAACAAAGATTTAAACATGACTCTCAGATGGTGCAAAGATGGAGGGAAGCTTTAACACAGGTTGCCAATCTCTCCGGTTGGGATGTTCGTCAAAA GCCACAGTCCGCAGAGATTAAAAAGATTGTTCTAAAGATAATTAACATATTGGATTGCAAATCTTCATGTGTTTCAAAAGATATAGTTGGTATGGATTCTCCTATGCAAGAACTAGAAAAGCTTTTACTTTTGGACTCGGTTGATGATGTGCGTGTGGTAGGAATTTGCGGGATGGGAGGAATAGGGAAGACAACTCTTGCTACTGTTTTATATGATCGAGTCTCTCGACAATTTGGTGCATCTTgttttgttgatgatgtaagCAAAGTTTATAGACTACATGATGGTCCACTCGGTGTACAAAAGCAAATTCTAGATCAAACTCTCAGCCAAGAGAATCATCAGATACACAATCATTACAACGTGACTAATCTCATACGGCGCAGGCTATGCCGTCAAAAGGCCCTTATGGTTCTGGATAATGTTGGTCAAGTAGAACAACTAGAAAAAATAGCTGTGCATCGTGAATGGTTAGGTGCCGGTAGTAGAATCATTATCATTTCTAGAGATGAGCATATATTGAAACAGTATGGGGTGGATGCAGTTTACCAAGTTCCTCTCTTGAATCGGACTAACTCTCTTCAATTATTGTGTCGAAAAGCTTTCAAACTAGATCACATTTTGAGTAGTTATGAAGGGTTGGTTAATGACATACTATATTATGTCGATGGCCTACCACTAGCAATTAAAGTATCGGGTTCATTTTTGTTTGGCCGAGATATATCTGAATGGAAAAGTGCATTGGCTAGTTTGAGAGAAAATCCAGACAAAGATGTCATGGATGTCTTGCGATTAAGTTTTGATGACCTAAGGGAGACAGAAAAAGAAATATTTCTTCATATTGCTTGTTTTTTCAACACATATACAGAGAAATATGTTAAAAATGTTTTAAATTGTTGTGAATTTCATGCTGATATTGGACTAAGGGTTCTCATTGATAAATCACTTGTAAGCATTGAAGATGAAACGATTCTAATGCATAATTTGTTGGAAGATCTAGGAAGAAATATTGTTGCAGAATACACAAGCAAAGAGCCCAAAAAGTGGAGAAGGCTGTGGTTTGAAAAACAATTCTATGATGTTATGTTGGAAAATATG GAAAAGAATGTTGAAGCCATAGTTTTGAATTATGAAGATGTGGATGCAGTGATATTCGAAGACTTTTCAAATCTTAGATTGCTCATCATTGATCATGTAAATGTATCGGGAAGCTTCAATTGTCTTTCTAACGAATTGAGATATATTGAGTGGAGTGGATATCCTTTCATGTATTTGCCATCATGTTTTCAGCCCAATCAACTTGTTGAGTTGATATTGAAGTGTAGCAGCATCAAACAACTCTGGGAAGGCAAGAAG AATCTGCCCAAATTGAGAATTTTGGATCTGAGGTACTCCGAGAATCTAATAAAGATACCAGATTTTGGAGAGTTCCCAAATCTCGAGCGGCTAAATCTAAAAGGATGTATACAACTTGTGCAGTTGGATCCATCTATTGGGCTTCTAAAAAAGATTGTTTACTTGAATTTAAGATATTGCCGAAGTTTAGTAAGCATACCCAACAACATATTTGGTCTCAGGTCTCTTATAGTTCTAAAAATGCATGGGTGTTCTGGGTGTTGGTTCAAAGAGTTTAACAACACAAGGCATTTGGATATAAGTGAAAGTGCTTCACATTCCCAATCAATGTCCTCCATCTGCAAATGGACCCCAAAGCCTTACCATTCCTTGCTTCCCACTCCCACAACAAACACTGTTATGTTTCCTTCCTTGCTTAGCATATATTGTTTACGTGAAGTTGATATTAGCTGTTGTGGTTTAAGCCAACTCCCTGAGGCTATTGGATGTTTACGTTGGTTAGAAATGTTAAATCTTGGGGGGAACAATTTTGTGACACTGCCTAGCCTTAGGGAGCTTTCCAAACTTGTACATTTGAACTTGGAGGACTGCAAGCGGTTGGAATCTTTGCCCGAGCTTCCTTTCCCTTCTACTATCGAGCAGGATCTTCGAAAGAACAGATATTGGAAGAGAGCAGGATTGTTCATTTTCAACTGTCCTAAAATAAGTGATAAGGAAAGATGCAGTAGAATGACATTCTCATGGATGACACAATTCATTCAAATGAACAATGAACACCCTGCCTTCTTTTACATTGGTATTGTCAATCCAGGAAGTGAAATACCAAGTTTGTTCAACAATCAGAGCGTTGGTAGTTCAATTCCCGTATCTCCTGTTACGCGGTACAAGGGCCATAATATCGTTGGCTTTTTATGTTGTGCTGTATTTTCTTTAGCGCATTGTTATCCAACAACGACAAGATCTTGGGCCATGTTGGAACTGTATGCATTAAACAACGTTGTCTTTCTTCCGGTAAATTTAGATGGAAATCTTATTACTGTCACATCAAATCACATCTGGCTAATCTATTTCCCTTGGAAGTCATCTTATGATGATTTGTATGCTCCTTTCCATGTTAAAACTAAATGCGTTGGAGGCTTGGATGTGGAGGTGAAGAAATGCGGGTATCGTTGGGTATATAAACAAGATCTACAAGAGCTCAACTCAAAAATGATGCATAAGCACAAGTTTTTAGAATTTGAAGATGACAACCACAACTACACTCATTTGAAATATAGAAGAAACAACACATGGACAAGAAGGTCAGGGAGAACCTCAAGCAAATGGATAACCAAGAAGAAACATTGA